In the genome of Manis javanica isolate MJ-LG chromosome 17, MJ_LKY, whole genome shotgun sequence, one region contains:
- the BCL2L12 gene encoding bcl-2-like protein 12, with amino-acid sequence MAGSEELGLREDTLRVLAAFLRRGEASGSPVPTPPRIPAQEPTDFLSRLRRCLPCPLGRGAVPLESPRPCSLPLHPCYGSEPGPATPDFYALVAQRLEQLVQEKLRSPPSPELQSPPPTEKEALLQRLVALLEEEAEVINEKLASDPALRRKLARLSAGSFARLVELFSSREGSAHPCQARPSLACPGPPPPSPEPLARLALAMELSRRVARLGGTLAGLSVEHVHSFTPWIQAHGGWEGILAVSPVDLNLPLD; translated from the exons ATGGCAGGGTCGGAAGAGCTTGGGCTCCGAGAGGACACGCTGAGGGTCCTAGCTGCCTTCCTTAGGCGGGGTGAGGCTTCCGGTTCCCCCGTTCCAACCCCACCCAG GATCCCTGCCCAGGAGCCAACAGACTTCCTGAGCCGCCTTCGAAGAtgtcttccctgccctctggGGCGAGGTGCAGTTCCCCTTGAGTCCCCTCGGCCTTGCTCCTTGCCCCTCCACCCCTGCTATGGTTCAGAGCCTG GCCCAGCTACTCCAGACTTCTATGCCCTGGTAGCCCAGCGGCTGGAACAGCTGGTCCAAGAGAAACTGAGATCCCCACCTAGCCCAG AGTTGCAGAGTCCTCCACCCACGGAGAAGGAAGCCCTGCTGCAGAGGCTGGTGGCCttgctggaggaggaggcagaagtcATCAATGAAAAG ctgGCCTCAGACCCCGCCCTGCGCAGAAAGCTGGCCCGCCTCTCCGCGGGCTCCTTCGCCCGCCTAGTGGAGCTGTTCTCCAGCCGGGAGGGCAGCGCTCACCCCTGTCAAGCGCGCCCCTCGTTGGCGTGTCCCGGGCCTCCACCGCCATCCCCGGAGCCCCTGGCCCGCCTAGCCCTGGCCATGGAGCTGAGCCGGCGCGTGGCCCGGCTCGGGGGCACCTTGGCTGGACTCAGCGTGGAGCATGTGCACAGCTTCACGCCCTGGATCCAGGCCCACGGGGGCTGG